The sequence TTTCCCCCATTTTTGGGATGCTAAAGCAATTTGGCCTGAGACCTACCCTGCAaaatgcttggtttttttctttttctctttagacGTAAATGAAGAAAACGagccatttttatttaaaagccttGGCGGAGGAGGAAGTGTCCTATCCAGACAGGCAGCCCATGCTGGACAAGGCAGAAACCTGCTGCTTATCTTGCTATAGGACCTATGATTTCCTTAAATGCTCTGCTTagctctcctctgcctctgaaTTCTCCAGCCCATGCTACACCTTCCCccaggtttgtttcttttggccCCAACCAGATTTCCTTCAGGTAACAATCTCCCAATACCGTGTCCTCCCCATTTCTGTGCTGGTACTAAAAATGGGACTTTTTAGTGTGAAAGTCACCCACGCTCTTGTAAACAGTCCTGCAGAAGCCATCATCTCTCTTGGGTACTACACAGGGactctgcctccagcagccaAAGTACATACGCCTAGACAGCATTGTCGGAGGCAATACCCCCAGTTTCAAAGCAAAATCTGACTTTCCCCACATGACATAGGGAAAGGGCTGGGACTGCAAACATGGCTCACCCTGAAGTTCTCAGGGTCCACGTGCAGCTTCTCGCAGTGCAGCTCGGACAGCTTGGCGTAGGTCGCCTTAATGTTGTCCAGGTTCTTGATGGCTTCCCCGAAGGAGGTGAGCACTTTCCTGCCATGGGCACGGACCTTGGGGTTGCCAACGATGGCAGTGGGGCTGGAGAGGTTCCCGAAGGAAGCGAAGAACCTCTGGGTCCAGGGGTAGACGATCAGCAGCCTGaggagagatggaggggggACACAAGCAGACACAGAGACGTTAATGCTCCCCAATGCAATTGCCACGGTTTCTCTGTCCAGGGTGCAGCTGAGCAGACGCCCGGGAGCTGGACCTACCTGGCCAGGGCCTCGGCACCGCATTCCTCCACATTGACCTTGCTCCAGACGCTGGTGATGAGCTGCTTCTCTTCGGCTGACCAGTGCACCATGGTGGCAGGCGGCTTTgctcagagctgcaggaggacacAGACCCCGTAGCTGAGCTGCGGACCCCGCGGAGGCTTTTATCCGCTGCCGGCAGCTCCTCCCCGTCCTGCACTGTGGGGTCATTGGCTGGGAccagggtgggggtccccaCCAGCGCGGGAGCAGCGGGGGATGGCCAGGGTGTGGCACGCTGAGAAGGGGCCTCTGGTTATCCTGCACTCAAGAGCTTTATCCCTTCCCCTCTGTGCAGGCAGGTCAGTTCCCCATTTCACCTACTAGACATGGGCCCTTTTGCAGAGAAGGGGCTGCACAAGCCACTGGGCAATAGTCGGTCACGATTTAAGGTGTGTGCGTGGGTCTCCATGGGGTGTGAGCCTTGCACCT comes from Buteo buteo chromosome 18, bButBut1.hap1.1, whole genome shotgun sequence and encodes:
- the LOC142041483 gene encoding hemoglobin subunit epsilon, which codes for MVHWSAEEKQLITSVWSKVNVEECGAEALARLLIVYPWTQRFFASFGNLSSPTAIVGNPKVRAHGRKVLTSFGEAIKNLDNIKATYAKLSELHCEKLHVDPENFRLLGDILIIVLASHFARDFTPACQFAWQKLVSVVAHALARKYH